A genomic region of Catalinimonas niigatensis contains the following coding sequences:
- a CDS encoding QcrA and Rieske domain-containing protein, producing MAYEPKEENPPNWKRDFPIRQDEATHISRREFAKFLCLLSGGLALGNGYVVLSSFAFPDKELEGEHFVCNTSDVPVGGMTMFAIQGTREIPYILIHLSEGEWRAFEQKCTHLSCAVVYRDEVKKIECPCHNGWFSADTGEVLQGPPPRSLPQLSVVVRDEKVYVTAFNDTVS from the coding sequence ATGGCATACGAACCAAAAGAAGAAAATCCACCCAACTGGAAGCGAGACTTTCCCATCCGGCAGGATGAAGCAACCCATATTTCACGCCGTGAATTTGCCAAGTTCCTTTGCCTGCTTTCCGGAGGGCTGGCGCTGGGTAATGGCTATGTGGTACTAAGTTCCTTTGCCTTCCCGGATAAGGAGTTGGAAGGGGAACATTTTGTATGCAACACATCTGATGTGCCGGTTGGCGGCATGACGATGTTTGCTATTCAAGGCACCAGAGAAATTCCCTATATCTTAATCCATTTATCAGAGGGAGAATGGCGTGCTTTTGAACAAAAGTGCACGCATCTTTCCTGCGCAGTGGTGTATCGCGATGAGGTAAAAAAAATTGAATGCCCCTGCCACAACGGATGGTTTAGTGCCGATACCGGAGAAGTATTGCAAGGTCCTCCTCCCCGCAGCCTGCCACAGTTAAGTGTGGTAGTGCGGGATGAAAAAGTGTATGTCACTGCTTTTAATGATACTGTAAGCTGA
- a CDS encoding DUF6755 family protein: protein MSDFREAQDQAHPNKTNTLMLGIIMLLIGILSIQIWLLYSALNNALDENEDIAIAAFVGSLILFFTGLWLLKYLPDTRRRVNEEEQTGSKYQ, encoded by the coding sequence ATGAGTGATTTTAGAGAAGCCCAAGATCAGGCGCACCCTAATAAAACCAATACCCTCATGCTGGGTATCATCATGCTGTTAATCGGTATTCTGAGCATTCAGATATGGCTGCTTTACAGTGCCCTTAACAATGCCCTGGATGAAAACGAAGACATCGCTATCGCTGCTTTTGTTGGTTCTCTGATCCTCTTTTTTACCGGTTTGTGGCTACTCAAATATCTGCCTGATACCAGAAGAAGGGTCAATGAAGAAGAACAGACTGGAAGTAAATACCAATAG
- a CDS encoding cupin domain-containing protein: MKREVQNSNQESSDQPNSPLLTYNFPSLIQQMKQEGSWEKSGRSAKTLYKADAMRIVLNTMKAGTEIKTHQANGPISVQVIEGQLKFSTEKESQVLNKGEMLTLQPHIRHSVEAIEETAFLLTIGTSGNLS, encoded by the coding sequence ATGAAAAGAGAAGTCCAAAATAGTAATCAGGAATCATCTGATCAACCTAATAGTCCTCTGCTTACATATAATTTTCCGTCTTTAATTCAGCAGATGAAGCAGGAAGGAAGCTGGGAAAAAAGTGGCCGCAGTGCCAAAACGCTTTATAAAGCAGATGCCATGCGTATCGTGCTGAATACGATGAAAGCCGGAACGGAAATCAAAACACATCAGGCCAATGGCCCTATTAGCGTACAAGTTATTGAAGGTCAGCTAAAATTCTCCACAGAAAAAGAATCACAGGTGCTCAACAAAGGGGAAATGCTTACGCTGCAACCGCATATTCGGCATAGTGTAGAGGCCATAGAAGAGACTGCTTTTCTTCTCACGATTGGCACCTCTGGAAACTTGAGTTAA
- the hmpA gene encoding NO-inducible flavohemoprotein, translated as MLSTSTVQIIKATTPALKAHGPAITDRMYSLLFKHHPELKNVFNMSHQATGMQARSLADAIYQYALHVENPEALTPLVERVAQKHVGLEIRPEQYPVVGKYLLQAIEDVLGDAATDEVIEAWGEAYQFLANVFINREKKIYHDGATQKGGWEGFRNFVISRKVKESSMVTSFYLTPEDGKAIAGFKPGQYITFKLKIPGLDHTVLRNYSLSDAADKDYYRVSIKREPGAIDPEEFPMGVASNYFHDHLQEGSVVPVHIPTGNFFLNTETSLPVVLISGGVGQTPLMSMLNTLVTEGANRPVWYIHGTRNGKEHAFKEHIKSLEKQHGHIHTYICYERPGPKDVLGKDYDAKGLISLDLIQQLLPGKEADFYFCGPKAFMKNLYHSLTAWGVPEKRIHFEFFGPSAEITE; from the coding sequence ATGCTATCTACCAGCACGGTTCAAATCATCAAAGCGACTACCCCTGCACTTAAAGCGCATGGCCCTGCCATCACCGACAGAATGTATAGCTTACTTTTTAAACATCATCCAGAGTTAAAAAATGTTTTCAACATGAGCCATCAGGCTACTGGTATGCAGGCAAGAAGTCTGGCAGATGCCATTTACCAGTATGCTTTACATGTAGAAAATCCCGAAGCCTTAACACCTTTGGTGGAGCGTGTTGCCCAGAAGCATGTGGGACTCGAGATTCGTCCTGAACAATATCCTGTTGTAGGTAAGTATCTGCTGCAAGCCATAGAAGATGTACTGGGCGATGCTGCTACGGATGAGGTCATAGAAGCCTGGGGGGAAGCTTATCAGTTTCTTGCTAATGTATTTATTAATCGGGAGAAAAAAATCTACCATGATGGCGCTACGCAAAAAGGAGGTTGGGAAGGCTTCCGTAATTTTGTCATCAGCCGCAAAGTGAAGGAAAGCAGTATGGTTACTTCCTTTTACCTTACACCCGAAGATGGCAAAGCGATTGCTGGTTTCAAGCCAGGACAATACATTACCTTCAAACTGAAGATTCCTGGTCTTGATCATACCGTATTGCGCAACTACAGTTTGTCAGATGCAGCGGATAAAGATTACTACAGAGTCAGTATCAAACGGGAGCCTGGAGCGATTGATCCTGAGGAATTTCCAATGGGCGTAGCCTCCAACTATTTTCATGACCATCTACAGGAAGGCTCAGTAGTGCCTGTCCACATACCCACCGGAAACTTCTTCCTGAATACAGAGACTTCTTTGCCGGTAGTACTGATCAGTGGCGGAGTAGGGCAGACTCCATTGATGAGTATGTTGAATACATTGGTTACAGAAGGAGCAAATCGTCCTGTATGGTATATTCACGGCACAAGAAATGGAAAAGAACATGCGTTTAAGGAGCATATTAAGAGCCTTGAAAAGCAGCATGGACATATCCATACGTACATCTGCTATGAAAGACCCGGTCCTAAAGATGTGCTGGGAAAAGACTATGATGCAAAGGGTTTGATCAGTCTTGATCTGATTCAGCAATTGCTGCCTGGCAAGGAAGCTGACTTTTATTTCTGCGGACCAAAAGCCTTCATGAAAAATCTGTATCATTCGCTCACAGCATGGGGAGTACCTGAGAAACGCATACATTTTGAGTTCTTTGGTCCTTCTGCTGAGATTACTGAGTAA
- a CDS encoding RrF2 family transcriptional regulator, translated as MFSKACEYGIRAVIYIWSQSKNGKKTGIKDICKEIDAPEFFTAKVLQMLSRLHLISSTKGPNGGFFMDEDQENIRLIDIVTAIDGDQLFTGCGLGLKVCSESNPCPIHDSFKSIRDQIREMLSQTTVRVLADDLDSGKVFLKRMVIK; from the coding sequence ATGTTCTCCAAAGCTTGTGAATACGGCATCAGGGCGGTTATCTACATTTGGTCTCAAAGCAAGAATGGGAAAAAGACCGGTATCAAGGATATTTGCAAGGAAATAGATGCTCCCGAATTCTTTACAGCCAAGGTTTTGCAAATGCTGAGCCGACTGCACTTGATCAGTTCCACCAAAGGACCCAACGGGGGCTTCTTTATGGATGAAGATCAGGAGAATATCAGGCTCATTGATATTGTGACTGCCATAGATGGGGATCAGCTTTTTACAGGTTGCGGTTTAGGCTTAAAAGTCTGTTCCGAAAGCAATCCCTGCCCTATCCATGATTCTTTCAAATCCATCAGAGATCAGATCAGGGAAATGTTGAGCCAGACTACCGTCCGTGTGCTGGCTGATGATTTGGATAGCGGTAAGGTCTTCTTAAAGCGAATGGTTATAAAATGA
- a CDS encoding hemerythrin domain-containing protein, producing METKPIKRNIDLQPISRDHHHSLLLCWKIRKGLRKQVEVERIKKYADWFFENHIQPHFEIEETYVFPILGDDNERVKKALSEHRRLKRLFEDKDELEKSLSRIEEELEAHIRFEERSLFNEIQEVATEEQLKQVSTHHHDSKFQENTEDEFWK from the coding sequence ATGGAAACGAAACCTATCAAAAGAAATATAGACCTACAGCCCATCAGCCGTGACCACCATCACAGTCTGCTTTTATGCTGGAAAATCAGAAAAGGTTTGCGTAAACAGGTGGAGGTAGAGCGCATAAAAAAATATGCAGACTGGTTTTTTGAAAATCATATACAGCCTCATTTTGAAATAGAAGAAACCTATGTTTTTCCTATTCTTGGAGATGATAACGAGCGGGTAAAGAAAGCCCTTTCAGAGCATAGAAGGCTGAAAAGATTGTTTGAGGACAAGGATGAACTAGAAAAATCATTGAGTCGTATAGAAGAAGAACTGGAAGCCCATATCCGCTTTGAAGAACGAAGCCTGTTCAATGAAATTCAGGAAGTAGCTACTGAAGAACAATTGAAACAGGTAAGTACTCACCATCACGACAGCAAGTTTCAGGAGAATACAGAGGATGAGTTTTGGAAATGA